The Podospora pseudoanserina strain CBS 124.78 chromosome 7 map unlocalized CBS124.78p_7, whole genome shotgun sequence region GTGGAGGACAACTGGTCTGCCCCGGTTCAAAAGGCAGGCGAATTTGGGTATGATTTCTATTCCTCGTCAGTaacatcaccacacacacgGCTTCAAAACCGGGCCAAAAACTCACTCTCGGGATACTGATGCGGCCCATAAACATTGTTGCTCCGCACAATGATCACCGGCAGCTTGAAGCTCTTCTGATACGAATGCACCAGCATCTCGGCCGCCGCCTTGCTCGCCGCGTACGGGTTCGTCGGCGCCAGAATGCTCGTCTCCAGcaagtcgtcatcgtcgtccttAACCTCGCCGTAGACCTCGTCGGTGGAAATGTGGATAAACCTCTTGATGCCCACCTTCTTTGCGCTCTCGAGCAAGACGTGGGTCCCGTACACATTCGTGTGGGTGAACCCGTACGAGTTGCCAAAGCTCAGATCAACATGCGACTGGGCCGCAAAGTGGAAAATGGTGTCGATGTTGTACCGCTCGAGGCAGCCCAGGACCTCGGacgggttggtgatgtcgccCTGGTGGAAGGTAAAGTTTCGTTTGTCGTTGAGGActctggtgttgttgagtgaGGAGCAGTAGTCTAGCTTGTCGAACGAGACAATGTTGTAGGCGTGAGGGTAGGTTAGTGTGAGGTGACGGACGAGCCAGCAGGCGCTGCGGGAAACATTGTCAGTTCCTGGAAGACCGAAATGCCGAGCCGGGTAACTTACATGAAGCCGGCGCCTCCCGTGATCATGATATTCTTGACATCGGGCAATGGGTCAAACTTGGTGCTGCCCGTGAAGATGGGCGCCTCCTTCCAGATGCCATAGTCCTCGAAGAAGCTGTTGTTTCGGCCGGGAGGGCGATAAGCTGGAAAATTGCGGTGAGCATAGACGTTCGGCTTTTAGATGCTCAAAAAGGCGAGGGCTGCCTTACCATTGACTGACCCAGCGGGCGAGACTGCCCCAGCCGCGATGGTCATTGTCTCTTTTAGGTTTTGTGAGATATAAAAGTATATATGGCGAGAGAGAAAGGTAAATAATGCGGAGCGCGTGTTGTCCGTCAGGAAGAAGTTGAGGCGGGCGGTTGGTTCAAAAGAGAGAGCAAGCAACCTGGAACGACGACCGGATCCTGGAGCAGAAGAGTAAGTACGAGCGAGGAATGCAGACCAGTATGATGAACCCTCCCTAGATAtatatctctctctctctctctctctctttttatttttttgttgttttttttctctctttctctctccgcGCGACACGCACCAGCCGATACAAACACATATACGTACCTTACCCTTCCTCTTGTTTCATAGGAATTGTTGATGTCGGTGACATTGGCTTGTTGCTAATAAAAAGTAGAGGTCAAGCAGAAGCAAAAAAAGTACCATGTGCAGGaaagcaagcagcagcagcagcagcagcagcaccaccactcaTGGCAGTGAGACGGAAGATCGGCCCAAACGGGCAAGGcctggctttttttttttgtgtgttgCTTTGCTGCGAAGGAAAGGGTGAGCACACGGCGAGGAAATCATTAAACGGTACCTGATATGGAAAACGCAGAAGCCCCCTTTGCCTTTGCTCCTTCAGCTTTCCCAGCCTGTCACCGTCTGATCACTTTCCCGCGTTT contains the following coding sequences:
- a CDS encoding uncharacterized protein (COG:G; EggNog:ENOG503NX8S) — protein: MTIAAGAVSPAGSVNAYRPPGRNNSFFEDYGIWKEAPIFTGSTKFDPLPDVKNIMITGGAGFIACWLVRHLTLTYPHAYNIVSFDKLDYCSSLNNTRVLNDKRNFTFHQGDITNPSEVLGCLERYNIDTIFHFAAQSHVDLSFGNSYGFTHTNVYGTHVLLESAKKVGIKRFIHISTDEVYGEVKDDDDDLLETSILAPTNPYAASKAAAEMLVHSYQKSFKLPVIIVRSNNVYGPHQYPEKIIPKFACLLNRGRPVVLHGDGSPTRRYLFAGDAADAFDTILHKGQLGQIYNVGSYDEISNLSLCGKLLDEMGISHGTPDEFGRWVKYTHDRPFNDHRYAVDGTKLRQLGWDQKTSFAEGLRITVEWYRRFGEEWWGDISKVLSPFPVVTGMEVVSDHEPVSDHPQGAEGGFSSKRKTRSENGVGGGGQHVVAT